A segment of the Parasynechococcus marenigrum WH 8102 genome:
GCATTGGAGTGGTGGTGGAACTGAGCGATGGCTCCACCAACTGGTTTTTCGAAGACGAAATCGCAGCTGCCTGAGGACTTCCCTGTGAGCGACGCACGTCAGCTGCTGGGCATGAAAGGTGCCTCCGGCACCTCCAACATCTGGAAGCTGCGGCTGCAGCTGATGAAACCGGTCACCTGGATCCCCTTGATCTGGGGTGTGATCTGCGGTGCTGCCGCTAGTGGCAACTACCAGTGGAAGCTGGACCACGTGCTCGCGGCTTTCGCATGCATGTTGATGAGCGGCCCCCTGCTGGCGGGCTTCACCCAAACCATCAACGACTATTACGACCGCGATATCGACGCGATCAACGAGCCGTATCGGCCGATTCCATCCGGAGCCATTCCGTTGGGACAGGTGAAGCTTCAGATCTGGCTGCTGCTGATCGCTGGCTTGGCGGTGTCCTACGGCCTCGACATCTGGGCCAACCACAGCACTCCGGTGGTGTTCCTGCTGGCCCTCGGAGGGTCTTTCGTCAGTTACATCTATTCAGCTCCACCGCTGAAGCTGAAGCAGAACGGTTGGCTTGGGAATTACGCCCTTGGTGCCAGCTACATCGCTCTGCCTTGGTGGGCAGGCCAGGCCCTGTTCGGCCAACTGACCTGGAGCACGGCTCTGCTGACCCTTGCCTACAGCCTCGCCGGACTGGGCATTGCCGTAGTGAATGATTTCAAGAGCGTTGAGGGGGACCGGGAACTGGGGCTTCAGTCCTTACCCGTTGTGTTCGGGATCAAAACGGCCAGTTGGATCAGCGCTGGGATGATCGACATCTTCCAGTTGGCCATGGTTGCCGTTCTCATTGCCATCGGTCAGCATTTCGCTGCTGTTCTGCTGGTGCTGTTGATCGTGCCCCAGATCACCTTCCAGGACATCTGGCTGCTGCGGGACCCAGTTGAATTTGACGTCAAATACCAAGCCAGCGCTCAACCCTTTCTCGTGCTCGGCATGCTGGTGACGGCGCTGGCCGTGGGCCACAGCCCACTCACCCAGCTGATGTGAACCGCTCCCGTCTGCATTGGGCCCTCATCGCCGCAGCTGCAGCGGGTGTTGGCGTCGGTGCTGCTCTCGGAACACGGGCGCTGACCAAGCTGATTGACGCGGCTCTGCCGGATGCCCGCGGCATCGCCAACTTCAACCGCCCGGGAACCATCACGCTGCTCTCCACGCGGGGGCGCATCATTCAGAAACTGGGGCCAGCCACGCGCGACAAGCTTGAGCCGGGCTCCATGCCCCTGCTGGTTCAACAGGCTTTTATCGCCGCAGAAGACCGGCGCTTCTTCGACCACGACGGCGTCGATGGCTGGGGAATTGCCCGCGCGGTGGTCACCAACGTCCGGCAGGGATCGGTGCGGGAAGGCGCCAGCACCATCACCCAGCAGCTGGCTCGCACGGTCTTTCTCAGCCAAGACCGCACCATCGTTCGAAAACTCAAGGAAGCAGCCCTGGCTCTGAAGCTGGAACGTCAGCTGAGCAAACAGCAGATCCTTGAGCAGTACCTCAACTTTGTGTATCTCGGATCTGGGGCCTATGGCGTAGCGGATGCCGCCTGGAACTACTTCTCTAAAACACCCGATCAGCTCACGCTGCCGGAAGCCGCTCTCATCGCTGGTCTTCCCCCGGCACCATCGGTGTACTCACCCCTGGTGAATCCAGAGCTGGCCCGGCAGCAACGGTCCATCGTGCTGGAGCGGATGCGTCAGGAGGGCTTCATCACCAGTGCTTCGGCCTCAGCGGCCAGGAACTCACCGCTCAATCTGAAGCCGGCCATACCGAAGTACTTCAACAGCGCAGCACCGTTCTTCACCAGCTGGGTGGCCCAGGAGCTCCCCAAAATCGTCACCCAGGAACAGCTGGAAGTGGGCGGACTCAAGGTGCGCACCAGCCTCAACCTCGATTGGCAGACGAAGGCCCAGCAGGTCATTCGTGAGCATGCCCCATTCGACACCGAAGGTGCCCTCGTCAGCATCCAACCGGGCACCGGCCTCGTTCGCGCCTTGGTGGGAGGGAAGAGCTTCGGCAAGAGCCAGTTCAACCGCGCCACCCAGGCACTTCGGTCTCCGGGTTCGACCTTCAAACTCTTTCCCTACGCGGCAGCTATCGATCGAGGCATCAAACCCGATGACATCTTGCTCGACGCGCCCCGCTGCTGGCGGGGCTACTGCCCTAAGAATTTCGGCGGCAAATACTTCGGACCCATTTCCCTCGCAGATGCCCTGAAGAATTCACTGAACACCGTGGCCGTTCAGCTGCAGGACAAGGTGGGCTTCGACGCCATCATCGAGATCGCCAACGGCTTTGACATCGGGACCAAACGTCCGCTCGGGAAGTATTACCCGATGGCAATCGGGGCCTACGAGCAAACGGTGCTGGAGATGGCCGCGGCCTATGCCGGTGTGACGAACCGCGGGGTATTCGTGCAACCGACACCGTTCGAAGAAATCCGCGGTCCGAAGGATGAACTGATCTGGAGCCGTCGCATTGATGGCGATCGCGGCCGTCGCGCTCTGGATAGCGAGGTGGCTGATGCCATGAACTGGATGCTTCAACGGGTTGTGACCGGTGGAACAGGCATCGCCGCCAAATTGGACAACCGCCCCGTAGCGGGCAAAACAGGCACCTCAGAGGGAACCCGCGATCTCTGGTTCATCGGCTCGATCCCGCAGCTCACAACAGCTGTGTGGTTCGGCTACGACAACAACAAGGAAACCAAGAGCAATAGCGGTGAAGCCGCCTGGGCCTGGAAGCAGTTCATGGTGCAAATCGAGGACGAGTTTCCTCAGCAGCCATTCCCGGCGAAACCCATTTTGAAACGCCCATTCCAGCCCCCAGGCAAGGCCAAACCCAAGAAAACAGACAAAAAAGTCCCCTACCGCGGCTACGACTACGAGACCAAGCCCGTCTACAC
Coding sequences within it:
- the chlG gene encoding chlorophyll synthase ChlG, which produces MSDARQLLGMKGASGTSNIWKLRLQLMKPVTWIPLIWGVICGAAASGNYQWKLDHVLAAFACMLMSGPLLAGFTQTINDYYDRDIDAINEPYRPIPSGAIPLGQVKLQIWLLLIAGLAVSYGLDIWANHSTPVVFLLALGGSFVSYIYSAPPLKLKQNGWLGNYALGASYIALPWWAGQALFGQLTWSTALLTLAYSLAGLGIAVVNDFKSVEGDRELGLQSLPVVFGIKTASWISAGMIDIFQLAMVAVLIAIGQHFAAVLLVLLIVPQITFQDIWLLRDPVEFDVKYQASAQPFLVLGMLVTALAVGHSPLTQLM
- a CDS encoding transglycosylase domain-containing protein, with the protein product MNRSRLHWALIAAAAAGVGVGAALGTRALTKLIDAALPDARGIANFNRPGTITLLSTRGRIIQKLGPATRDKLEPGSMPLLVQQAFIAAEDRRFFDHDGVDGWGIARAVVTNVRQGSVREGASTITQQLARTVFLSQDRTIVRKLKEAALALKLERQLSKQQILEQYLNFVYLGSGAYGVADAAWNYFSKTPDQLTLPEAALIAGLPPAPSVYSPLVNPELARQQRSIVLERMRQEGFITSASASAARNSPLNLKPAIPKYFNSAAPFFTSWVAQELPKIVTQEQLEVGGLKVRTSLNLDWQTKAQQVIREHAPFDTEGALVSIQPGTGLVRALVGGKSFGKSQFNRATQALRSPGSTFKLFPYAAAIDRGIKPDDILLDAPRCWRGYCPKNFGGKYFGPISLADALKNSLNTVAVQLQDKVGFDAIIEIANGFDIGTKRPLGKYYPMAIGAYEQTVLEMAAAYAGVTNRGVFVQPTPFEEIRGPKDELIWSRRIDGDRGRRALDSEVADAMNWMLQRVVTGGTGIAAKLDNRPVAGKTGTSEGTRDLWFIGSIPQLTTAVWFGYDNNKETKSNSGEAAWAWKQFMVQIEDEFPQQPFPAKPILKRPFQPPGKAKPKKTDKKVPYRGYDYETKPVYTAPRWKPDPSMAPAPVPLPDPVPVTQPLFDQSPGPSASPEAPGEPPAEVNGRRNWLKPQIQRR